GGTCGCCGTGGCCGCGGTTCTCCACGTCCGCCCAGTTGTATTTCGTGCCGTGCAGCAGCTTCGCCGTGTCCGGGTTCCAGACGATGATGTTGTTCTCGTAGATGAAGCTCAGCCGTTTCTCCGGCCTGCTGCGCTGGATCTGCGCGTTCTTGCCGAAGGCGAAAATGTTGTTACGGATGGTGTTGTAGTAGCCGTAGTGCTGGTGGAAGCCGCTCTCCCGCGTGTCATGCACCAGGTTGTTCTCGAACACCAGGCCCGTGCTGCCCTCGTCCGTGTAGAGGCCCCAGCCGCCGTAACGGTGGCTGCTGATGTCATGCACATGGTTCCCGCGCACCACCGTGCCCAGGGACGTGCCCAGATTGTAGAACCCGCCCATGTCACTGGTATATCCCCAGCCGATGTGGTGGATGTGGTTGTTCTCATACCGGTTCCGGTGCGCGACCGTCTCCCCATAGCCCCAGTGCCAGCCCGCGGAGATGCCGGTGTAGTAGAGATCCCCGATGTCATTGTGCATCACCCCGCAGTCGGAAGCATGGCCGACGAACACGCCGATGGCGTCCGGGAAGATCCTCCCCGCGTGCTGGATGATGTTGTTGTCCACCGTCACGAACGCCGTCGTCTTCGTGGAGCCGGGCTGCGTCGTCGGGCCGATGCGGACACCTCCGGCCCCCAGGTCGTGGAGATGGCTGTGTTTCACCGAGCTATGCGCCACGTCATGCCGGAACCACAGCGCGTAGCCGCCCGTGTGGCTGATCTCGCAGTTGTCGAAATGGATGTTCTCAGACCGGTCCACCTCCACCGCCGCGCCCATCATGTGCGCCGCCTGCGGGTCGCCGTAGCCGTCCGGCCCCATCACCCACTGCTGGTGGCGGAAGGAGATCCCCGTGAAGCGGATGTCCTTCGCCCCGTCGATGGTGACCAGCTTCTGCGAAACCGGCGCGGACACCTCCGCCTTTGAAAGATCCTCACCCGGCAGCGGGGAGTAGAGCAGCTCCCCGGAGCGGGAAAGGAACCACTCGCCCGGTGCATCCAGCGCCGCGCGGTAGTTCTCCATGTGAAAGCGTCCGTCCGGCTCGTTCGTCAGCAGCTCGCGCATGCGCGGCCCGTGCATCAGCACCGCGTTCGCCGCCGGGTTTAGCTGCTTCAGGTGGTAGTGGTGGACGTCCCACGTGTGCGGGATGATGATCTCCACATCCCCCGTCTCCTCCGGCTTGATCTGTTGGAAAATGGCGAACGTCGGCGCGCTGGTGGTGAATGCCTGGTACTTCAGCGCCGCCTCCCACTTCTCATCGCCCGGCTTCTCCCCGGGGAAGATCGCGGAGGTCGCGCGGTCCTCCATGTGCAGGAATCCCTTGTTCGGCGTGCGTGCCCGTGTCGCCCGGCGACCGTTGATCCACAGTTGCTGGAAATACCATTTCCCCTCACGGACCTCCGGCACCTCCGCCCGCCACAGGCCGTCCGCCTGCTTCGTCCAGCCGGTGATCCTCCTACCTCCGTCGATCACCACCGCGGCTCCCTCCGCATTCCGGAAGTGGATCCCGGAGTCCGCCGCGCCCAGCGCCACCGCCTCCGTGATGGGGTAGGTCCCCGCCTGCATCACCACCGTCACCGGCTTCGGCTCTTTCCGCGCCGCCTCCAGGATCGCGGAAAAAGGACGGTCCGGTGAAACGGAAATCTCACCCGCAAACGCGGGCACGGCAAGGCATGTGGAAACGAGCAGACAGCGAAGGATCATGTGCGCCATGCAATACGGCAGGATAACGCCGATTTGTCAGTAAGGAGGGACCACACTCTTGTCCTCCGGCTGCAACAGGAACGCAAAACAAAGGCGTCTTGGGAGTAGATCCGCCCATTCCTGCTTCGCCAATGCCGCCGGAGGACAGGAGTGTCCTCCCTCCCTACTCCGGCTTCTGCTCTTTCAGCCACCAAGGGATCTCCATCGCCTGTGCGCCTTCCTTCGCATCCAGGAACGTGTGCATCGAGTCATCCGTGAAGTATTTCCAGAACACCTTCTTCGCTTCCGCATCCATGATGTTGAAAGAACCTTTCGCTTCCTCCCCGCGGAGAAAGTCCCGGTAGGCATCCAGAGGTTCCGGTCCCGCCTGCTGGAAGATCACGCGGCCGCCATATTGCTTGTAGAGCGCGCGGTTCACTTTCCACGTGCGGACGAACTCGCGGGCCATCTTCGTTTCCTCCGCATCCCGCTTCTTCGGTTTGTCCGCCTCCTGTTCCATGGTTTTCAGGACATCCTCCGCCATTGCCAGTTCCTCCTGCTTCTTCTTGCGGTCCGCATCGCTGAGCGTGGCGGACTTCAGTTCCTCCTCCAGGCGCTTCCTGTCCTTGATGAAGCCCTCGCGGGTCGTCTTGTCCATTTCATCGCCCTTGGCGAGGAACGTCTCCACCTCTTCATCCGTCGCCGCGATCTTGTTGTCCTTCGCATACTTCTCCATCATCGCGGTGAAGATGAGGGAGGTGAGCGCCTCGCTCTGGTTCGCCTTGATCGGCTTGCCCAGCACCTCGGCGATCGTGACTGTCTGCTCTTCCGCGTCTTTCTTCGGGGCGGGGGCGACCTCCCCCGTCTCCGGCTTTTCGGGCTGGGCGGGCAGGAGCGGCCCGGTGGCACAGAGGATGATGAATGGGAAAGTTTTCATGGGAACACCACCCTAACCGTGCGTCGGATCCGGCACGGGTCAACCGAAAGGATGGCATCCCGCCCGTGGCGGATTTCATGGCGTGACGGATCCGGGAGGTAGCGGATCTCGTGAGAGATTCGGCGGGATGGATGTCACCTGACAGGAACGCTGCGGTTTTTCCGTGGACTTCCCCACCACCGGAAGTCTCACGACTTCCGCTACGCCTGGAGGCCGAAAGATCACCGCTCCCGGCGTTCCCGGCGGCCCTGTGACGGTTGGCCGTCACCGCCATCGCCTTGGGAAGGCGGACGCATGCGTTCCTGTTGCTGGCGTTGTTGTTCCTGTTGTTCACGCGCTCGTTCCTGTTGCTGACGCTGCATCTCCTCCTGCTGTTCGCGCATGCGTTCCTGCTGCTGGCGCTGCTGTTCCCGCGCCTCCTCGATCTGGCGTTGGCGTTCCTGCTGTTGGCGCTGCATTTCCTCCTGTTGCTGGCGTTGGCGTTCCTGCTGTTGGCGCTGCATTTCCTCCTGTTGCTGGCGTTGTCGCTCGCGGGCCTCCTCGATCTGTTTCTGCCGGGCCTCTTCCTGCTGCTGGCGCATTTGCTCCTGCTGCTGCTGACGGGCCTTTTCGGCCTCCTGCATGCGTTGTTGCTCCTCGCGGGCCTTGGCTTCCTCAGCCTGCTTCCTGGCCTCGTCCTGCTGCTGGCGCATCTGCTCCTGCTGCTGCTTGCGGGCCTTCTCAGCTTCCTGCATGCGTTGTTGCTCCTCACGGGCCTTGGCTTCCTCGGCCTGCTTCTGCTTCGCTGCCTCGTCCTGCTGCTGGCGCATCTGTTCCTGCTGTTGCTGGCGGGCCTTCTCAGCTTCCTGCATGCGGCCTTGCTGCTCTTCGTTGGCCTTTGCCTCCTCGACCTGCTGCTTGCGCGACTCTTCCTCCTGCTGGCGGTTCATTCCCTGGCGGCCTGGTCGCTCTCCGGCTGGCGGGCGGTTCTCGCCGTCCTGTCCGGGCGCATCGGCCCGTGGATTGCGGCGCGGATCCTGTCCGGGCGTGCCGCGGTTGTCAGGAGTCCTGCCACGGCCGTTCTCTTGATCTTCCCGCGTTTCACGATCAGACATGTTCGGGCGGGACGGCGGAGTGTTCGGATCCTGCGGTGGATTCTGCGGAGGAGTCACCGGCTCAGGTCCGGGAGTGGGGACGGCAGGTGGGGTGGGCGTGCCCGGGCGGGGTGCATCCGGTGCATCATCATCACGTCCGCGGTTTCCACGTTCCTCCCGCTGCTGGCCGCGGCCCTCGTTCATGTCCCGTTGGCGTTCTTCCGAAGCGTCACGGCGTCCGCGCGGAGTGCGGGAATCATCCGCTCCGGGGCGGCCCGGCCGGTCAGCGCCCGGAACATCTGGCCGATCAACACCGGGACGGCCCGGGCGGTCGGGGCGTTCGGCAGCGGGGCCACCGGGCATCGGGCGTCCGGGTGGATTTCCCGCGTTTTCGTCCGGGCGATCCGCCGGATCCGGGCGTGGTCCACGGTCGCGGGACGGCCCGCGGTCGGGACGGTTGACGTCCGGACGGGTACGGTCGTCGTCACGGCGTCCATCCGCATCACCCGGGGTGCCCGGTCTGCGTGGTGGATCTCCCGCATCCGGCCTGCGGGGCTGGTCACGCACCACGCGCTCCGCTTCCCTGCGGTTCGACTCCAGGCGCTCACCGCGCTGGCGGTTGAAATCATCCCTGCCTCCCAGGCTCTCCACCGCGCGGTCCGCCTCCCTGCGGCGCTCCTGGCGATTCTCGCGGAAGCGTTCGGAAATTTCCGGCCGCAGTTTTCCCTCACGCTCGATGGAGACGTTCTCCAGACGTTCCCGCACGCGGGACGGACGGAGGGCGCTGTTCCATGGTGCGTCGATGCGCGGTCCCGCGACGCGCAGTTCATCTCCGGAAACACGCGGGCGCATTTCCAAGGGGTCGCGTCCCGGACGGCGCATCTGGTCACGGCTCAGGCGATAGAAGGGAAGGGGGGCGGAAACCTGGTCACGCACGCGGCGGTATTCCGGACCACCGACGATGACATCCCGGTTCCGCCAGTGGATGTTGGTGATGTTGCGGGTGTTGCGGAACAGGTCGTTGTTCCGGGAAAACGGCAGGCAGTGGCTGCGGATGGGGGAGGAAAAGTTCTTCACCAGCACGAAGCTGAACCAGGAGGAGCTGATGCCGAACTCCACGTCGATGTTGTTCCCCCAGTTCCGCCCGCGCCAGGCGAGCGTCTCCGGCGGCAGCGGCGCCCAGCCGATGGTGTCGCCGCTTTCCCGCCAGGAAACCCAAGCGGGCGCCCACTCGTCACCGGGCACCCACACCCAGCCATGGCCGCGCACCAGCGCCCAGCGTCCGTAGTGGTAGCACGCCCAGCCGAACGGCTCGTCCGACATCCACGTCCAGCCCCGGTCCGTGCAGGCCCAGCGGCCGACGGTGTACGGCCGCCAGCCGGAGGACCGTACCGCGGCGGGCTGATAGACGTAGCCGTAGTCCACCGTCTCGATCCATGAACCGTAGGCGGAGAGGGGTTCGTAAAAAGTGGTGTAGTCCGCCACCGGCAGCGCATCCAGAGGCGCGTCCTCGATGTAGCCGGAGCCGATGGCCTCACGCCCGGCCAGGTCCAGCTCGCGGTCGTCCAGATCCTGCTCCCGGCCGGCCATGTCGCGGTGCTTCGCGTCCAGATCCGTCTCCATCTGTTCCACGCGTCCTTGGCGTGCGGCCAGGTCACGTTCCCGCTTCGCCAGCTCCGCCTCCGCCGCGGCCTTGTCCCCGGCCTGCCTGGCCAGTTCCTCCCTTTCCAGGTCGAGCGCGGCGCGCTCCCGCTCGATCTCATACCGTTCACGCGCCACGCGTTCGTTCTCCAGTTGCTGCTGGAGTTCGTCCGCCTTGCGCTGGAGGTCGTTGACTTTGGTGTCGGTGTCACCGGATTTCCGGTCACAGCCGGTGGTGACGAAAAGGGAGAGGACGGTGAAGGTCGCGGCGATCGGGGTTTTCATGGCAGGAACTTTGGTTACGGTGGATGGGACGGAACCACCGGAGGACAATATTCACCGGGAAATCCCTCCGGGGGGAAATATTTTGTCGGAGCCGCTGGATGGAAAAAATTCCTTCACCGCTGCCCCAGCACGGCGATCTCGAAATCCACCCGCGCCGGTCCCGCCTTTCCGCCCGGGATCTCGTTCCGCACCACCTTCGTTCCCAGCAGTTGCTCCATCATCCGCTGTTCCATGGTGATGGCGCGCGGATACTTCTCGAAAACGCGCTGGAGCGGATGGTGGTATTCCTCGATCCGGAAGCCCTTCGCCGGTTCATACTTGCAACGGCCGAAGCAGCCGCTCTTTTCCCGCAGGCCCGCCAGCAGCGTCGCCTTCTCCACCATGGACTTCGCCTTCGCCAGCTTCGGCAGCCACTGCTCCTGCTGGTGCTGGAAATACTGGAACAAAAGGCGCTCCGGCGCGCTCTCGCCGAAGATCGGCTTCAGGCTCTCCAGCACATCGAGGGTGAACGCCGCCCCCGCCTCCGGGAACAGCACATCCGCCTTTGCCGTCAGGCGGTAGAAGATTTCAGGCCGTCCCACCTCCGTCCTCGGGATGCGGGAGCGTTCCAGGTAGCCGAGTTCCTTCAGATCCTCGCAATACTGCTTCACCGCCATGTAGCTGGCGTCGATCCTGCGGGCCAGTTCGCTCACCGGCAGACCGCCGGAAATCTTCAGCTCCCCGATGGTGGCGACCCATTGGGGTTTCACGAGATCCCGGAAGCCTGCGCGAAACATGGAAGTTCCGTGAGTCTGGGCCGAACCGTCCCGGACGCAATCTGGAAAATCAGGAGCGCACCCGGACAGGGATCATCGCCGGCTTGAACCTTGGGTTCATGCGGGCGGCTTCCTGGCCGGCGCGTTTGAGCAGCGCGATGAGGGAAGCGGTGATGAAATATTCCTTGAGCAGCACTTCGCGGCTTTCCCCGTTGCGGGTCTTGCGGTTCACTTTCATGACATTCAGGTTTCTATCAGACCGGGCATCATTTCCCGGATGGTCAACTGATAGACCCGGTGGGGCACATCGCAAATGGAAGATGGCCTTTCATTTGTAATGCGGGAAAAAAGGGCGGGAAGCCGTGGGACTTCCGCAGCCCCGTTCACTTCTCTTTGTAGATCACCTGGATGTTGACGGGCTTTTTCGCCTCCATGGTGAGGTTCACGGTGATCTCCTTGTCCGCGGTGGAGACGGAGCGGCTGGCGGTCCGGTTGCCGCCCAAGGTGCTGCGGTTGCTGGAAGCCGCGCCGAAGCCCCCCTTGTCCAGTTCCGCGTTGAAGAACGCCTCCACGTCGTCGAATGGTTGGGTGGATGTCGCGTTGTACATGCCCGCCGCCTTTCCGGCGGTCACGGCGTGGAAGACAGCGGGGGTGCCGGAGATGGCGGGCGGGCGCGGCACCCAGGCAGGCACTTCGGTAAAGTCCGCGCCGCCACCCAGGCGGGTCGTGTTGCCCGCGGCGTCCTTGAAGGAAAATCTCCCCTCCGTGATCTCCTTGTAGTTCACGGTGTATTCCTCGCCGGACTTCGAGCGCACGGTGATCTCCCCCTTGCCACGGTCGGACGAGACTTTCTCCAGGTCCGGATGCGTGGCGATGACGATCTCCGCCACCGCCAGTTCCTTGTCCGCCTGGAATTCCTTGAACTTCTTCACCCCGAAAAAGCCCAGCACGCCGACCACCGCAATGATCACGACGACGATGGCCCCGCACCCGATCCCCACCCATGCCGGGCCGGACAAACCTTTCTTCGGGAGCGGCGGAACCTGTGGCGGGTAGGGATGCTGGCCATTCATCCCGCCCGTCTATCAGAGGAGCGGGGGAAATCCAAACAGAGAATCCGGAGCACGCGCGGAAGGCACCATGGTGCGCCAGCTCATGGGGGTGCGCGGGCATTGCGCCAGCTTGTGGAGTGCGGCGGCCCTCCGCCGCTTTGGCGGTGGATGGCACCTGCCAGACGATGTGGTTGAAACCACCACGTCCCAACTTGCGGATGGCATCTTCACTCCGGGGAAAGTCCCACCCGCGACTGATAGCGGCAGAGACTGCCGCACTCCATGACGCTGCCGCGTGATGGTGCGCGACCACGGGCGATGAAATGGGCGGGGTAGCGAAGGTCGTGAGACCTTCGGCCGGGGGGAAGT
This genomic stretch from Akkermansiaceae bacterium harbors:
- a CDS encoding right-handed parallel beta-helix repeat-containing protein, with translation MILRCLLVSTCLAVPAFAGEISVSPDRPFSAILEAARKEPKPVTVVMQAGTYPITEAVALGAADSGIHFRNAEGAAVVIDGGRRITGWTKQADGLWRAEVPEVREGKWYFQQLWINGRRATRARTPNKGFLHMEDRATSAIFPGEKPGDEKWEAALKYQAFTTSAPTFAIFQQIKPEETGDVEIIIPHTWDVHHYHLKQLNPAANAVLMHGPRMRELLTNEPDGRFHMENYRAALDAPGEWFLSRSGELLYSPLPGEDLSKAEVSAPVSQKLVTIDGAKDIRFTGISFRHQQWVMGPDGYGDPQAAHMMGAAVEVDRSENIHFDNCEISHTGGYALWFRHDVAHSSVKHSHLHDLGAGGVRIGPTTQPGSTKTTAFVTVDNNIIQHAGRIFPDAIGVFVGHASDCGVMHNDIGDLYYTGISAGWHWGYGETVAHRNRYENNHIHHIGWGYTSDMGGFYNLGTSLGTVVRGNHVHDISSHRYGGWGLYTDEGSTGLVFENNLVHDTRESGFHQHYGYYNTIRNNIFAFGKNAQIQRSRPEKRLSFIYENNIIVWNPDTAKLLHGTKYNWADVENRGHGDPKTAYVMRKNLYWPVTGKMPEMTEGWSWDEWRKQGRDGGSIIADPQFVDLAKRDFHLKPDSPALKLGFKPWDLSVAGVRSDGPRGKAWRELAEKADFPNWEEDSKPWPSPPWSIPMKTFEFAADGTLPIIGASADLSKEKKGDSISVTSDASSPIPLDGGAGSASPAPSKKSIKIQDAPGLTPSWLPVLNLHPKFAPGPIRISFDAMSRAGAEWFFEVRGGEFGAGPYLSWKDGKLAATTGRSVPLADIPTGEWFRVRMTATPGSGTWNVEITRQDGTRTNHPDIPCKKEWTKANLVLWSAISNADTAFHIDNLEMSGE